Genomic DNA from Pseudodesulfovibrio sp. JC047:
TCCATGAAATCTTCGTGGATACCCGTGTTGACGGTGTCGTCGGCGTTGTAACATCCCGCGTCCATATCAGCTCCATCCCCGATGCGGACCTTGCCTTTGAAGGGGACCAGTCCGACTTTGGTGTCGGACGATGCGCCATCCGGTATGAGCAGGTCGGTCAATTCGATGGATGCCTGCTTGACCATATTAATGGGCGTGCCTTTCATGGACCCGGAGTTGTCGATGACAAAGACCACTTCCAGTTTGTTGAACCCCGCGCTTGCATGGGCCTCCACCTCGGAATCCGCCATGCCCAGAATGGACATGAGCAACATGGAGACTTCCGCTTTTGCAGAGACCTGGACGCTTCTGATTTCGGTTCCAGCGACTACTGATTGAATTTCGGCCGCGTCCATATTCTTGGCGACCATATTTTCCACGGCTTGACGCACTATACCCTTGGTCAGATCCGGGTCATAGGGCAGTTCGAGACTGCCTGCCAAAGCCCCGGCGTCCACCGCGGCCTGGAGCCTGGTGTGGGTCAGATACATGTTCCCCATGTCAATGGCGATTCCCGTGATTCCCAGAATGACGGGAAGGACGAGAGCCAGGATAGTACAGGTTGACCCTCGACGGTTCGATTTATGGCATTGGCATTGTGGTTTGAGCGATGAGCTGGACTGTTTTTGACTCGTCATCAAGGATGGATGGACCGGCGTTATTGAAGCCGAAGAATTGGTAGTCATAGGAAACCTCTACTGTGACGGTTTTGGCGACAGGGTCCATGACCACATTGGTGGACAGGTCCCGTGTATCGAGATCGGCAACCAGGGCGTTGACGAGTGCTTCTACGTTGGCTTCATTCCCTTCCAAAAGCACATGCCGTGCGCCTTCCCGACTGGCTTCGACCAATGAGGAATAGGTGTGCATGGCGTTGGCTCCTTCCACGAGAAGCATGAGTAAAAGGGCTATTACGGGAAGCACCAAGGCGAATTCAATGGCGGCCATGCCTTGACGTTGTTTTTTCTTTCCCATTCCCGTTCTCCTTGATTGTCCATTTAAAATCGTTTTTCACACATGGCATGTGGAATAAAGCAATGGCTGTGCCAAAAGAGTGAAATATTTCTTTGTGTTGTCTTTTTATCATTGATATATTTGATGATATTGACAATAGAGATGGCTGGTTTCGTGTGTCGGGAATGGTGAGGATATGTATATGTATCTATTTTTTGTGGATAAATATCCATGTTTGATCTATTGTCTGTTTGCGGGAAAGAGTCTGTATGGGGGATGTTTTGGCGGAACGAATATTGATTGTTGATGATGACAGGGCTTTTCAAGGTATGTTGGTCGAAGCCTTGAAGGACAAGGGCTATGCTGTGGAGATCGCCTCCACTGCCGAGGCCGGAATCAGGAAGGCCAAGGCCGGTTCCTTTGATCTTATCTTGCACGACATCCGATTGCCCGGCATGTCCGGGTTGGAGGCGTTGCCTCACTTGCGCGACGCGGCTCCTGGCGTGGATGTGATTGTCATGACCGGGTATGCGTCCAAGGATTCCGGCGTGCAGGCCATGCAATGTGGCGCGTATGATTATTTTACCAAGCCGTTTTCGTTGGGCGAGATGGAGGTCGTTGTTCGCCGCGCACTGGAAAAGCGGCGGATGCAAAAGGAATTATCCGAGCTGAAACGCAAGGACGGAGCCAGTCCATTACACTCCATTATAGGTCAGTCCGCGCCCATGATGGCGATCAAGGAACGCATTGCTCGGGTGGCCGAGCTGAATGCCGATGTCCTGGTGATGGGAGAAACCGGGACTGGCAAGGAGCTGGTTTCGGATGTGATTCATGACATGAGCACGCGGTCCAAAGAAGCGTTTGTCAAAATCAACTGTGCCGCTATCCCGGAAAATCTTATCGAATCCGAATTGTTCGGCCATGAAAGAGGCGCCTTTACCGGGGCGACGGCCATGAAACAGGGGAAGTTTGAACAGGCCAAAGGCGGGTCGCTCATGCTGGATGAAATCGGCGATATGCCCTTTCATCTGCAAGCGAAATTGTTGCGCGCCGTGGAGTTGAAACAGGCGGAACGGGTCGGTGGTGCCAAACCCATTCGGTACAATGTGCGGATCATTGCGGCCACCAATCAGGAACTTGAGCAACGAGTCAAGGATGGGAAGTTCAGGAGCGATCTGTACTATCGGTTGAATGTCGCGACACTGGTGCTTCCCCCGCTCAGGGATCGCAAATCAGACCTTCCTCAACTGGCTGATTTTTTTCTTGATCGAGCCAATAGACGCCTTGGGACGGATATCAGTTCCATCTCCACCTCCGCCATGGAAATATTCTTCAATTATGATTGGCCCGGCAATGTTCGGCAGTTTGCCAATGCGGTTGAACGGGCTGCCATTTTTTGCAAATCGACCACCATTACCCCGGCAGAGGTGGATCAGGCCTTTACCAACACGCCTCCGGTGGCGGATACCGGGATACCCGCGCCTCTCTGCGACGGACTACCGCTGAAACAGGCCTTGAACGAGTATGAAAAGTTTCTTATCGAGAATGCCCTGCGCTCCTGCGGGGGGACCCAGACCGAAGCCGCCACACAGCTCGGCGTGTCAGCCAAGAATTTGTGGAACAAGCTGCGCAAGCACGGGATTCATCCGGCTCTTTTCAAAAAATAGGAAAATCAATCAGTTGCTTTTTCGGTGACAGATTTTTTGTCTCTTTTTCCTGTCCATGATTCCGTCCGTTTCGTGGGGCTTACTTGTGCCCGCTGTCTCTGAACGACATCGTTTGTAACATTCAGTGAATCGATTATTTATGGATTGACTCAACCTATTAAAATACATTTCTTTTTATCAATTTGTATCGAAAATCCCAAAAACAATGATCCATAAATTGTGGATTGTCTGTACCGTGAACAGTACACGCAAAGTTACTTTCTTTCATTTTTTTAGATTTATATCCAAATATATTAAGTATTTGAGTGCTTATTCATTTTTTTGGGCCGCGTGTGGCACACGCGTTGCTTTATGGTGGTCAGTCTGGTGTTTTTTTGCATGAATGACAGTGGTTTTTTGGAATGAATCAACCGTAAGGAGAAAATGATGAGAAAAATGCTGAATCTGCTTCTTGATGAAGAAGGCGCAACTGCAATTGAGTACGGTCTGATCGCCGCTTTGATCGCCGCCGGTATCGTTGGTGCGACCTCTGCCTTGGGTGACCAGGTTGTCGCAACCTTTTCTTTCATTGAAGGTAAAATGGCTGAAGCCACCACTCCCTAAATCACGGCACGCTCACCGTTTAACGGAAGCAGCCAGAGCAGCCGAACCAGGGCTTCGGGAATGGCCCGTTGCCCTGGTTTTGTCTTTGAGGGGAAACGAAGACGGCCAGATCGGCTTTGAACAATCTCGGGGGGGACCATGAATTTGTGTATCAGTATCGTGCTGACGGTGGCATTGCTTGTCTCGTCCATGACAGACATTCGTTATCAGCGAATTTACAACTGGCTGACCTTTCCGTTGTTGCTGGGAGGATTTGCCACACATACCGTGTTTGGCGGGCTGGAAGGATTGAAATTTGCCAGCCTGGGGTTTGCCTTCGGGTTTGGAGCCATGGTTCTGCCATATTTTTTGGGGGTCATGGGGGCGGGAGATGTCAAGCTGATGGCGGGAATCGGGGCGTGTCTCGGTTTTCCTCTGACCCTGGTCGCCTTCCTGTTTACCTGCATCGCAGGTGGGGTCTATGCCGTCTGTGTATTGGCCTTTGACCGAGCTGTTTTCAAAGCCGTGTTGACGAATATTACCACAACTTTTTCCGTGTTCGTGGCCACCCGTCGTTTCAACTTTGCGCCCACCGAGACGCACAAGACTTTGCCCCGGTTGTGCTACGGGGTGGCTATTGCCATTGGAACCGCTTCCGCCATGGTGTTGCAGGTCTGGCAGACCGGCACCGTGCTCGGGGCGTACTAGGGGAAGGGCGGTATGACGAAATCCAAGCGAGCCTTGATTCAGATAACGGTGTCTCTGGTGTTGGCCATCGTTGCCGGTGTGCTCATTTTTCAATGGTCCAGTACGATCACGCAGGGGGGATCAGCTGAACAGACTGCCGACACGGTCCCTGTCGTGGTTGCCACGGTGAAGATCAAGCGGGGACTTAAACTGACAGAAGAGATGTTGAGTGTCCGCAAATATACACATGACTCTCGTCCATCCGGTGCGTTTTCCGATCCCGAAGAGCTGTTGGGCCGTGTGCTCAACCAGACCGTCGGGGCCAATGAAGCGGTGACCGCCATGCGGTTGGCGGACGAATCCGTCATTGGCGGCGGTGTCAGTGCGCTTATCGAACCCGGAAAACGGGCCATGGCGGTCAAGGGGAATGCGGTTATGGGACTGTCCGGTTTTGTGCGCCCTGGCGACCGAGTGGATGTCATTGTCACGCTGGTTATTGGCCGGGAAGAAATTCCCGTTACCAAATTGGTGCTTGAGCGGGTCAAGGTCCTGGCCACTGGCACACAGTTGACGCCGCCGGATGAGGATGGTTCGACTGCCAGTGTGGATGTCTACACCCTGGAACTCAGCCCACCGCAAAGTGAACGGCTGGCTTTGGCGGCCACGCAGGGAACGCTGCATTTTGCATTGCGTAATGAACAGGATGAAGCAACGGTGCGGACAAATGGATCCGATATCCCGAAGACGCTTGCTGCCCTGCGTCCGAAAGCTCCTGTGCGACATGTCAAACGGAAGCGGTCTCAGCGGGTTGAAGTGATCACCGGCGGCGAACGCTCGTCGGTCAGGTTTTAGGGGGCGTGTCATGAAAAGTGAAAAAGGTCTCCGTTTCCTGTTGATCAGCCTTGTGTGGTGTGTGCTGTGGGCTTCGCTGGTTCATGCCAAACCATCCGAGGCTCTGAAGCTGACCTTGGGTAAATCTCTGGTTATTGATACGGATTTCAAGGTGAGTCGGGTTTCGCTGGCTTCCGATACCGTGGTGTCGATCGTAGTCCTTTCGCCCCGACAAATCTATTTGAGCGGCAAGGAACTGGGGTCCACCACCTTGACCCTGTGGTCCAACGGTGCTGTGGCCGATGTCTTTGACGTGATCGTGACCCCGAACATGACGCACCTGAAGCGGATGATCCACGAGGTCATGCCCTCTGAAAAAAATATCAAGGTGCTGACGTCCGGCGATTCCGTGACCCTGGCTGGTCGTGTTTCCAATACTGCCAATCTGTCATCCGCGTTGGCCTTGGCCGAGGCCGCCGCTCCGGGCAAGGTGGTCAATCTCTTGTCCGTGGATGGTATTCAGCAGGTCATGCTGGAAGTGCGTGTGGCGGAAATGTCCCGGTCCGTGACCAAGCGGCTCGGTATCAACTTCGCAGCGATCGGATCGAATTTTTCCATCTATTCCATCATCAACAATCTGACCCGGTACAATGCGGATGACGATGTGTTCGAGTTGACCGACAATATTACCTTCAACGGGGCGTATCGGAGCGGCAATACCAATATATTCGGCATGATCGATGCGTTGAAGGCCAACGGGTTGGTCCGAATGCTGGCCGAGCCGAATCTCACCTGCGTGTCCGGCGAATCCGCTGAATTTCTGGTGGGTGGTGAAGTTCCCATTCCCATGCCCGGGACGTTGGGAAATGTGTATATCGAGTACAAACCCTTTGGCATTGGACTGAAATTCGTGGCCACGGTCATGAGTTCCGGTACGATCAATCTTCAGGTCAACCCGGAAGTATCCGAGTTGGATTATTCCAAATCCATCGCGGTTTCCGGGTATGAAATCCCGACCATATCGACGCGTCGAGCAAATACCGTGGTTGAGCTGGGTGACGGACAATCTTTTGTGATCGCGGGACTCATTAGTGATTCTCTCAAGGAAAATTCGAGTAAACTGCCGGGATTGGGTGAAGTGCCGATTCTTGGCAATCTGTTCAGTTCCCGAGATTTTTCCAGCAACAAGACCGAGTTGGTCGTGCTGGTTACCGCCCATCTGGCAAAGCCCGTGGACATGGCTTCTCAGACGT
This window encodes:
- a CDS encoding VWA domain-containing protein, with translation MTTNSSASITPVHPSLMTSQKQSSSSLKPQCQCHKSNRRGSTCTILALVLPVILGITGIAIDMGNMYLTHTRLQAAVDAGALAGSLELPYDPDLTKGIVRQAVENMVAKNMDAAEIQSVVAGTEIRSVQVSAKAEVSMLLMSILGMADSEVEAHASAGFNKLEVVFVIDNSGSMKGTPINMVKQASIELTDLLIPDGASSDTKVGLVPFKGKVRIGDGADMDAGCYNADDTVNTGIHEDFMDNYWRLSSYYRRRISLDTCSDIPKVLPLSKDKSRVINSINTQTGTGDWSGTVISEGIKWGRRVLTPEPPYTQAGDKEDFRKIMIVLTDGDTEDGECGGSHSVSYRPNNYWTNAYFGSGRDDAHCENGGVLNTDMLTEAHQAKEAGIEIFSIRFGSSDRVDIALMQEIASSKPGTNDHYFDAPSVYDIPDIFKQIGKQLGWRLL
- a CDS encoding type II and III secretion system protein family protein, with protein sequence MKSEKGLRFLLISLVWCVLWASLVHAKPSEALKLTLGKSLVIDTDFKVSRVSLASDTVVSIVVLSPRQIYLSGKELGSTTLTLWSNGAVADVFDVIVTPNMTHLKRMIHEVMPSEKNIKVLTSGDSVTLAGRVSNTANLSSALALAEAAAPGKVVNLLSVDGIQQVMLEVRVAEMSRSVTKRLGINFAAIGSNFSIYSIINNLTRYNADDDVFELTDNITFNGAYRSGNTNIFGMIDALKANGLVRMLAEPNLTCVSGESAEFLVGGEVPIPMPGTLGNVYIEYKPFGIGLKFVATVMSSGTINLQVNPEVSELDYSKSIAVSGYEIPTISTRRANTVVELGDGQSFVIAGLISDSLKENSSKLPGLGEVPILGNLFSSRDFSSNKTELVVLVTAHLAKPVDMASQTLPTDGFSEPSDSEFYILGLMEGLSGSGKTAVTEVGVGAAEPGTVVRPESGFDGEFGHSWPQ
- a CDS encoding A24 family peptidase yields the protein MNLCISIVLTVALLVSSMTDIRYQRIYNWLTFPLLLGGFATHTVFGGLEGLKFASLGFAFGFGAMVLPYFLGVMGAGDVKLMAGIGACLGFPLTLVAFLFTCIAGGVYAVCVLAFDRAVFKAVLTNITTTFSVFVATRRFNFAPTETHKTLPRLCYGVAIAIGTASAMVLQVWQTGTVLGAY
- a CDS encoding sigma-54 dependent transcriptional regulator, with translation MAERILIVDDDRAFQGMLVEALKDKGYAVEIASTAEAGIRKAKAGSFDLILHDIRLPGMSGLEALPHLRDAAPGVDVIVMTGYASKDSGVQAMQCGAYDYFTKPFSLGEMEVVVRRALEKRRMQKELSELKRKDGASPLHSIIGQSAPMMAIKERIARVAELNADVLVMGETGTGKELVSDVIHDMSTRSKEAFVKINCAAIPENLIESELFGHERGAFTGATAMKQGKFEQAKGGSLMLDEIGDMPFHLQAKLLRAVELKQAERVGGAKPIRYNVRIIAATNQELEQRVKDGKFRSDLYYRLNVATLVLPPLRDRKSDLPQLADFFLDRANRRLGTDISSISTSAMEIFFNYDWPGNVRQFANAVERAAIFCKSTTITPAEVDQAFTNTPPVADTGIPAPLCDGLPLKQALNEYEKFLIENALRSCGGTQTEAATQLGVSAKNLWNKLRKHGIHPALFKK
- a CDS encoding TadE/TadG family type IV pilus assembly protein codes for the protein MGKKKQRQGMAAIEFALVLPVIALLLMLLVEGANAMHTYSSLVEASREGARHVLLEGNEANVEALVNALVADLDTRDLSTNVVMDPVAKTVTVEVSYDYQFFGFNNAGPSILDDESKTVQLIAQTTMPMP
- a CDS encoding Flp family type IVb pilin is translated as MMRKMLNLLLDEEGATAIEYGLIAALIAAGIVGATSALGDQVVATFSFIEGKMAEATTP
- the cpaB gene encoding Flp pilus assembly protein CpaB, producing MTKSKRALIQITVSLVLAIVAGVLIFQWSSTITQGGSAEQTADTVPVVVATVKIKRGLKLTEEMLSVRKYTHDSRPSGAFSDPEELLGRVLNQTVGANEAVTAMRLADESVIGGGVSALIEPGKRAMAVKGNAVMGLSGFVRPGDRVDVIVTLVIGREEIPVTKLVLERVKVLATGTQLTPPDEDGSTASVDVYTLELSPPQSERLALAATQGTLHFALRNEQDEATVRTNGSDIPKTLAALRPKAPVRHVKRKRSQRVEVITGGERSSVRF